The following are encoded together in the Pseudoalteromonas piscicida genome:
- a CDS encoding fatty acid cis/trans isomerase has product MSKRALLCAVVVAVLSGCVALGVSKYDDMFGPEQPQARIEQYHQGGARYLQSVKPILESRCVVCHGCYDAPCQLKLSSPEGIDRGLSKELVYDGTRLLAQTPTRLLFDAQTTTQWRERGFTSVLNERNQSEYSNLAGSVLYNSLLLKMSHRFPEQGILGKEFDFSLDRTQSCPTMDEFSSLAKQQPHAGMPYGLPALTHDEFKTLEAWLQSGSQMSQIAKPSVAAQKEVKKWEQFLNQDSNKHRLAARYIFEHWYLAHIHFPHLDDPAFFQLVRSSTPPGQPIALVNSVRPFDDPEVDRVYYRLMQVRSTILSKTHMPLALNDAKLSRLHQQFYAADYHVVELPGYEPELAANPFKVFKDIPVNSRYQFMLDEAELIVKGFIKGPVCRGQIALNVINDHFWVAFVDPEKNSNEAVNQLLLKHDEDLVLPAAEQSNALPLSSWAKYATKQQDYLRAKTELAEKMFADGQRLNMDLIWRGEGENPNAALTIFRHFDSATVVKGFIGQPPKTAWVLDYALFERIHYLLVAGFDVYGNIGHQLITRLYMDFLRLEGEQNFLNLLPLSHRQEIKRYWYRKSHLSLSEFINRKSLIGAQTGIKYETDDPKQELYNKLHAVLKPVLNRDYDYQAVGKPLQALNSMSVRAINLLPQVSFIITKQSDGSHQAYSLLHHNAHYNISSLLNEEGQRAYTEDTATIVPGFIGDYPEAIWYLESDAAQEDFVSSFSQMNSESDYRALRAQYGIRRTHPEFWRYSDLIHDIAKQTRGVEYGLFDYNRLENR; this is encoded by the coding sequence ATGTCTAAACGTGCATTGCTTTGTGCGGTGGTTGTCGCCGTGCTTTCTGGCTGTGTGGCCTTGGGCGTGTCTAAATATGACGATATGTTTGGACCAGAGCAACCCCAAGCACGAATCGAACAATACCACCAAGGCGGTGCACGTTACTTACAAAGTGTGAAGCCCATTTTGGAGTCGCGTTGCGTGGTTTGTCATGGTTGTTATGACGCTCCTTGCCAGCTCAAATTGTCATCTCCTGAAGGTATAGATAGGGGATTGTCGAAGGAATTAGTGTATGACGGTACGCGGTTGTTAGCGCAAACACCAACCCGCCTGTTGTTCGATGCCCAAACCACGACACAGTGGCGAGAGCGTGGTTTTACCTCGGTGCTGAATGAGCGTAATCAATCTGAATATAGCAACCTAGCTGGAAGTGTGCTTTACAACAGCTTGCTGTTAAAAATGTCTCATCGTTTTCCTGAGCAAGGTATTTTGGGTAAAGAGTTTGATTTCTCTTTAGATCGAACGCAGTCTTGCCCGACCATGGATGAATTTTCTAGCCTTGCGAAACAGCAGCCTCATGCGGGTATGCCCTACGGCTTACCAGCGCTCACGCATGATGAATTCAAAACCTTGGAAGCATGGCTGCAAAGTGGCAGCCAAATGAGCCAGATAGCAAAGCCAAGTGTTGCAGCACAAAAAGAAGTGAAAAAATGGGAACAATTTCTTAATCAGGACTCCAATAAACACCGCCTTGCAGCGCGTTATATTTTTGAGCATTGGTATTTAGCCCATATCCACTTCCCTCATTTGGATGATCCTGCGTTTTTCCAATTGGTACGCTCAAGCACGCCGCCAGGCCAGCCTATTGCGTTGGTGAACTCGGTACGTCCGTTTGACGACCCTGAGGTCGATAGGGTGTATTATCGATTGATGCAAGTGCGCAGCACCATTTTGTCAAAAACTCACATGCCACTGGCATTGAACGACGCTAAGCTGTCACGGTTACATCAGCAGTTTTATGCAGCGGATTATCACGTGGTTGAGCTGCCAGGTTATGAACCAGAGCTTGCAGCAAACCCATTTAAGGTATTCAAAGATATTCCGGTTAATTCCCGTTATCAATTCATGCTGGATGAGGCTGAGTTAATTGTAAAAGGCTTTATCAAAGGTCCTGTATGCCGAGGCCAAATAGCGCTTAACGTCATTAATGACCACTTTTGGGTCGCGTTTGTTGATCCTGAAAAAAATAGCAATGAAGCGGTGAACCAGCTGCTGCTTAAACATGATGAAGATTTGGTGTTACCTGCGGCTGAGCAAAGTAATGCGTTACCGCTTTCCAGTTGGGCTAAATACGCCACTAAGCAGCAGGATTACTTACGTGCTAAGACTGAGCTTGCAGAAAAGATGTTCGCCGATGGTCAGCGTCTCAATATGGACTTGATCTGGCGTGGTGAGGGTGAAAATCCGAATGCAGCATTAACTATCTTCCGCCATTTTGATAGTGCTACGGTGGTTAAAGGTTTTATTGGTCAGCCTCCCAAAACAGCTTGGGTATTAGACTATGCTTTGTTCGAGCGCATTCACTACTTGCTGGTGGCGGGTTTTGACGTGTATGGCAACATTGGTCATCAGCTTATCACACGCTTATATATGGACTTCTTGAGGCTTGAAGGTGAGCAAAACTTTTTGAATCTGTTGCCACTTAGCCATCGTCAGGAAATTAAACGCTATTGGTATCGTAAGTCACACTTGAGCTTAAGTGAGTTTATTAATCGCAAATCACTAATCGGTGCGCAAACGGGGATAAAATACGAAACGGACGATCCAAAGCAAGAGCTGTATAACAAACTACATGCTGTGCTTAAGCCCGTTCTAAATAGGGATTATGACTATCAAGCCGTCGGCAAGCCATTGCAGGCACTTAATAGCATGTCCGTTAGGGCGATTAATTTGCTTCCACAGGTCTCATTTATTATTACTAAGCAAAGCGATGGTTCACATCAGGCATACTCGCTGTTGCACCATAATGCGCACTACAACATCTCCAGTTTGTTAAATGAAGAAGGGCAAAGAGCGTATACAGAAGACACGGCGACGATTGTGCCAGGTTTTATCGGAGATTATCCAGAGGCAATTTGGTATTTAGAAAGCGACGCGGCACAAGAGGACTTCGTCTCATCATTTAGCCAAATGAATAGTGAGTCTGATTACCGAGCGCTACGAGCGCAATATGGGATCCGCAGGACTCACCCAGAGTTTTGGCGTTACAGTGATTTAATCCACGATATTGCCAAGCAAACACGTGGCGTTGAATATGGTTTATTTGATTATAACCGGTTAGAAAATCGCTAA
- a CDS encoding peroxiredoxin-like family protein produces MRHFILSLALACSAFVSAAEISNIAAAPEQVSPLLPGIDAPALQLKDKSGKAVNLATRYKENITVLVVYRGGWCPYCSRQLAGIQEIEPQLVKMGAQIIAISPDSPEALAKSTIESPHYQLLSDDEMRMSQALGLAYFLDDKTALAYRNKLGVNFVDFEGNDKVALPVPAVFVVDKKGLIQFQYANPNYKVRLDESVLLAAVKAASQL; encoded by the coding sequence ATGCGTCATTTTATTTTATCGCTCGCGTTGGCTTGTTCAGCCTTTGTCAGCGCAGCTGAAATCAGCAACATCGCAGCAGCACCCGAGCAAGTGAGCCCACTCCTTCCAGGCATTGACGCCCCCGCTTTACAACTCAAAGATAAGTCAGGTAAAGCTGTCAACCTCGCGACGCGCTATAAAGAAAATATCACCGTACTGGTGGTTTATCGTGGTGGCTGGTGTCCATACTGTTCTAGGCAGCTCGCGGGGATCCAAGAAATTGAGCCACAGCTTGTTAAAATGGGGGCTCAAATTATTGCTATTTCACCAGACTCACCTGAGGCGCTGGCAAAAAGTACAATTGAATCCCCTCACTACCAACTGTTGTCTGATGACGAAATGCGTATGAGCCAAGCTTTGGGTCTCGCCTATTTCCTAGATGATAAAACAGCCCTTGCTTATCGCAACAAGTTGGGCGTAAATTTTGTTGATTTTGAGGGGAACGATAAAGTTGCCTTGCCGGTGCCGGCGGTATTTGTAGTCGATAAGAAGGGCTTGATCCAATTTCAATACGCAAACCCAAATTACAAAGTGAGATTGGATGAAAGCGTGCTACTAGCTGCGGTAAAAGCAGCTAGTCAATTATAG
- a CDS encoding dUTP diphosphatase, with product MSANITKLVVMLEMQHAMNTKVHQQWFEQGFEWYRAIWVECAEMLDHYGWKWWKKQTPDTEQVILELVDIFHFGLSLRIDGETSFEQLATQLEAELAKPTTAEDFKETLELLASAAVTKREFDAHAFAGCMQQIGMSIDDLYRGYVGKNTLNFFRQDHGYKDGSYIKVWNGQEDNEHLVEVVKSLDTAHPDFKTHVYDGLKARYPA from the coding sequence ATGTCTGCAAACATCACTAAGCTTGTGGTTATGCTAGAAATGCAACATGCCATGAATACCAAAGTACACCAACAATGGTTTGAACAAGGGTTTGAATGGTACCGCGCAATTTGGGTTGAATGTGCAGAAATGCTAGATCATTACGGTTGGAAATGGTGGAAAAAGCAAACGCCAGATACTGAGCAAGTGATTTTGGAACTAGTGGATATTTTTCATTTCGGCTTGTCTTTACGTATCGATGGCGAAACGTCATTTGAGCAACTGGCGACTCAATTAGAAGCTGAATTGGCAAAGCCAACTACGGCAGAAGACTTCAAGGAAACCCTTGAATTACTTGCAAGTGCGGCAGTGACTAAGCGTGAGTTTGATGCCCATGCGTTTGCGGGCTGTATGCAGCAAATTGGGATGTCTATTGACGATCTATACCGTGGATATGTCGGTAAAAACACGCTTAACTTCTTCCGCCAAGACCATGGCTATAAAGATGGTTCTTACATCAAGGTGTGGAATGGCCAAGAAGATAACGAGCACTTGGTCGAAGTGGTGAAAAGTCTTGATACAGCGCACCCAGACTTTAAAACACACGTGTACGACGGCTTAAAAGCTCGTTACCCAGCTTAA
- the yrfG gene encoding GMP/IMP nucleotidase, with amino-acid sequence MLNWSNIDTVLLDMDGTLLDLHFDNHFFLDVVPKAHAKRQGLTLEAARADILARYDAVMGQIEWYCLDYWQEQLQLPIMELKREVQHLISIRDDVPAFLEALRESGKQLILLTNAHPNSLSLKIERTQFDKYLDKLVSTHEYGVSKESQMLWQQVERDLGFDKSRTLFVDDSISVLNAAKEFGIGHLLAVANPDSRQPEREIIEYLSVSDYRTLLPID; translated from the coding sequence ATGCTAAATTGGTCAAATATCGATACCGTTTTGTTAGATATGGATGGCACATTACTCGACCTCCATTTTGATAATCACTTTTTTCTCGACGTCGTGCCCAAGGCACATGCAAAACGCCAAGGCTTAACCCTTGAGGCAGCAAGGGCCGATATTCTTGCGCGTTATGACGCGGTAATGGGTCAGATAGAATGGTATTGCCTAGATTATTGGCAGGAACAGCTACAGCTACCTATTATGGAGCTTAAACGTGAAGTTCAGCATTTGATTTCTATTCGTGATGATGTACCTGCGTTTTTGGAGGCTTTAAGAGAGAGTGGAAAACAACTTATCTTGTTGACCAATGCTCACCCAAACAGTCTAAGCTTAAAAATTGAACGTACCCAATTCGATAAGTATCTCGACAAATTGGTTTCAACCCATGAATATGGCGTAAGTAAAGAAAGTCAGATGTTGTGGCAACAGGTAGAGCGAGATTTGGGCTTTGATAAGTCCCGCACTTTATTTGTGGACGACAGCATTAGCGTGTTAAATGCTGCGAAAGAGTTTGGCATTGGCCATTTGCTAGCCGTTGCTAACCCAGATAGCCGGCAACCAGAACGAGAGATAATTGAATACCTCTCCGTCTCCGATTATCGTACTTTGCTACCAATAGATTAA
- the nudE gene encoding ADP compounds hydrolase NudE: MSHKKHPTPPEILACDVVAKSKLFTVEALSLSFSNGEQREYERVRGGGRGAVMIVPITADNELLLVREYCAGTHDYQLGFPKGLIDPGETPLEAGNRELKEEVGFGANAFSELKVVSLAPSYFNAKMHILVASELYPEQLEGDEPEPLVVVKWPLDKLYELLQQEDFTEARSVAALLLLKAHLNLEA; this comes from the coding sequence ATGTCACACAAAAAGCATCCCACACCACCCGAAATTTTAGCTTGCGACGTCGTTGCTAAAAGTAAATTGTTCACGGTAGAAGCACTTTCGTTATCCTTTTCGAATGGCGAGCAACGAGAATATGAAAGAGTGCGTGGCGGTGGTCGTGGCGCGGTGATGATAGTCCCCATAACTGCTGATAATGAGCTATTATTAGTAAGAGAGTACTGTGCAGGAACACACGACTATCAACTCGGCTTTCCTAAAGGGCTAATTGACCCTGGCGAAACCCCGTTGGAAGCGGGTAACCGAGAGCTAAAAGAAGAAGTTGGTTTTGGTGCAAATGCTTTCTCTGAACTCAAAGTGGTATCACTAGCACCGAGTTACTTTAATGCCAAAATGCATATTTTGGTTGCTAGTGAACTTTACCCTGAACAGCTTGAAGGTGATGAGCCAGAGCCACTGGTAGTAGTGAAGTGGCCACTAGATAAATTATATGAGCTGTTACAGCAAGAGGACTTTACCGAAGCAAGAAGTGTCGCAGCACTACTGTTATTAAAAGCACATTTGAATTTGGAGGCGTAA
- the cysQ gene encoding 3'(2'),5'-bisphosphate nucleotidase CysQ yields MQSYLEPCITLAKRAGEAIMAIYQADDIGKKEKSDHTPVTAADLASNEILMAGLAEIAPDIPVMSEETPIPPLSERQSWQRYWLLDPMDGTGEFILESGDFAVNIALIENNHPVLGVIYWPSQGLTYYASKDEGAFKRSDSGESKRIFVSSRETLTLAVSRRQKLEAVSQYLNSQFDTVALGSCSLKACIIAEGKADCFLRVGPTGEWDTGASQIIVEEAGGCITDAEFNPLTYNRRETTENPDFIVMGHPDWQWQKLISPHHRAIE; encoded by the coding sequence TTGCAGTCCTATTTAGAGCCTTGCATCACGCTGGCAAAACGTGCCGGCGAAGCCATTATGGCAATTTATCAAGCTGATGACATTGGTAAAAAAGAAAAGTCTGACCATACTCCAGTCACTGCCGCAGACTTGGCATCTAATGAGATATTAATGGCTGGTCTTGCCGAAATAGCACCTGATATTCCGGTGATGTCTGAGGAAACACCCATTCCACCATTGAGTGAGCGACAAAGTTGGCAGCGCTACTGGTTACTCGACCCTATGGATGGCACTGGGGAGTTTATTCTTGAAAGTGGTGATTTTGCCGTCAATATTGCACTAATCGAAAATAACCATCCTGTGTTAGGCGTCATTTACTGGCCATCTCAAGGGCTGACATATTACGCCAGCAAAGATGAAGGCGCGTTTAAACGCAGTGACTCAGGTGAAAGTAAACGTATTTTCGTCTCGTCAAGAGAAACGCTCACATTGGCTGTAAGTCGTAGACAAAAACTGGAAGCGGTGAGTCAGTACTTAAATAGTCAGTTCGACACGGTCGCGCTCGGTTCATGTTCATTAAAAGCATGCATTATCGCAGAAGGTAAAGCGGATTGTTTTTTACGAGTAGGACCTACGGGTGAGTGGGATACAGGCGCATCACAAATCATCGTCGAAGAAGCCGGGGGTTGTATCACCGATGCTGAGTTTAACCCGCTGACTTACAATCGACGAGAAACTACCGAAAACCCAGACTTTATCGTCATGGGACATCCCGATTGGCAATGGCAAAAGTTGATCAGCCCACATCATCGAGCGATAGAATAA